From Pempheris klunzingeri isolate RE-2024b chromosome 16, fPemKlu1.hap1, whole genome shotgun sequence, a single genomic window includes:
- the LOC139215981 gene encoding chromosomal protein D1, producing the protein MELVSGISNGGSTQPPRGRGRPKLSATKQTEQQGSGDVHADNSVQTPQGPGRQKGSKKQASNEDSSMTEHSSRKRGRPKKTVSKSKPEKADAQDLPNGGSVTPKPGRGRPKGSGKRKLESSTGGGEDEGSSVTPRKRGRPKGSLNKKTLLERELSIDGEADGSLNSLKRLRGRKVEVRNSRESTQDTSNGISKMPHRGRGRPRKSIVQASGELVTDGPQPVKRGRGRPKGSLNKKPPAYKVHGKVGRPRRVLVPPGRGKRGRPRKQPAKRGRPRKYPVPSPEELKKPKVWKPLGRPRKYPRVDPPEGAPPAPRRSRGRPRKSESKKGAHLRKSVPTTTSSPRVTSDVSPRKRGRPPSTAKNNDQTPRKRGRPKGSLNKNKARGEPQLDSTLPNHSKAKSDSSAVGAEHEGELAEKEVKQDTETMLVEHGDKTEEKLIDQDTSLEITNQA; encoded by the coding sequence ATGGAGCTGGTTTCGGGCATTTCCAACGGTGGGTCCACACAGCCCCCGAGAGGAAGAGGGCGTCCAAAACTCAGTGCCacaaaacagacagagcagcaaGGATCAGGAGATGTCCATGCTGACAATTCTGTGCAAACTCCTCAAGGTCCCGGGAGGCAAAAAGGGTCAAAGAAACAGGCCAGTAATGAAGACAGTTCAATGACAGAACATTCCTCTAGGAAAAGAGGCAGGCCAAAAAAGACTGTTAGTAAAAGCAAACCTGAGAAGGCTGATGCTCAAGACTTACCGAATGGTGGCTCTGTTACGCCAAAACCAGGAAGAGGTCGTCCAAAAGGATCCGGGAAGCGCAAGCTGGAAAGTTCAACAGGTGGCGGTGAGGATGAAGGTAGTTCTGTAACACCGAGGAAAAGAGGTCGACCAAAAGGCTCCCTCAATAAAAAAACTTTGCTGGAGAGAGAGCTGAGCATTGATGGGGAGGCTGACGGGAGCCTAAACTCACTGAAAAGGTTGAGAGGTCGGAAGGTGGAGGTGAGAAACAGCAGGGAGTCAACACAGGACACATCGAATGGCATTTCAAAGATGCctcacagagggagggggaggccAAGAAAAAGTATAGTACAGGCGAGCGGAGAACTGGTCACAGATGGTCCTCAGCCAGTTAAAAGGGGAAGAGGCAGACCGAAAGGCTCTTTAAACAAGAAACCCCCCGCATATAAGGTGCACGGTAAGGTAGGTCGGCCTCGGCGAGTACTTGTCCCACCCGGGAGAGGAAAACGTGGTCGACCAAGAAAGCAACCAGCCAAAAGGGGAAGGCCAAGGAAGTACCCTGTGCCATCACCTGAGGAGCTGAAAAAGCCAAAAGTGTGGAAGCCACTGGGAAGGCCGAGGAAATACCCACGTGTTGACCCTCCAGAGGGAGCTCCACCAGCCCCTCGCCGGAGCCGTGGCCGGCCTCGCAAGTCAGAGTCTAAGAAAGGCGCTCACTTACGCAAGAGTGTACCCACCACTACATCCTCACCACGTGTCACCAGTGATGTTTCCCCGAGAAAAAGGGGCCGTCCCCCAAGTACTGCAAAAAACAACGACCAAACTCCACGTAAAAGGGGGCGTCCTAAAGGTTcactcaacaaaaacaaagccagaGGCGAACCACAGCTGGACAGCACGCTCCCCAACCATTCGAAAGCAAAGAGCGACTCGTCTGCTGTTGGGGCAGAGCACGAAGGAGAGCTGGCGGAAAAGGAGGTGAAGCAGGACACAGAGACAATGCTGGTCGAGCACGGGGACAAAACGGAAGAAAAGCTCATCGATCAGGACACAAGCCTAGAAATTACTAACCAGGCTTGA
- the tmem79a gene encoding transmembrane protein 79: MSDQGDLKSDLNEEVAFVPLGPTAEPQISGSKKPHESNSIEERGKITDEEEEEEGVKEEDQEGEEEEEEEEEEVEATTSAHLEPSTLPWPGDKDRRPKGDIDEGVWSESRVSEPEGRDTGISGGSQDLSEGQSHTESDRKSKAKWRESMPEGERWRDDEIEVQRDNKGDGSLADDEDEEEDEEEDEEEEKSNWISKKAALGFTPQVTIVRPSSKELPEESRLFIERDDKEPQVEPDSEEQFHHEWTEQEDKYYLCDHLCSEKLKLVLATMTAGILFPLLVWGGYALLPFDPPLVEGTPLRVVYTLRCAFFASIPILLGVVVQGVARLRYSTLKPLYQSELVSREVAVHWHYVNESLALFLFFFMQLTVMATYISQDLVKLVPLLTIIFAFGRLIYWLCLSLGSSVRGLGFGLSFFPILVMLGVNLYYACSSVGQGAIFDVAPPTTAPPPARQRWWG; the protein is encoded by the exons ATGTCTGACCAAGGTGatttaaaatcagatttaaatgAAGAGGTGGCATTTGTACCTCTCGGTCCAACTGCAGAGCCACAAATATCGGGAAGTAAAAAGCCCCATGAGAGCAACAGCATAGAGGAAAGAGGCAAGATtacagatgaggaggaagaagaagagggcgTTAAGGAGGAAGAtcaagaaggagaagaagaagaagaagaagaagaggaggaagtggaagcGACTACCTCTGCTCATCTTGAGCCCAGCACTCTGCCATGGCCAGGGGACAAAGACAGGAGGCCTAAGGGGGACATCGACGAAGGAGTCTGGTCGGAAAGCAGAGTGTCGGAGCCTGAAGGGAGGGACACGGGGATCAGCGGGGGCAGCCAGGATCTGTCGGAGGGGCAGAGCCACACAGAGAGCGACAGGAAGAGCAAAGCCAAATGGAGGGAGAGCatgccagagggagagaggtggagggacgACGAGATCGAGGTGCAGCGGGACAACAAAGGGGACGGCTCCCTGGCAGACGacgaagacgaggaggaggacgaggaggaggatgaggaggaagaaaagtcAAACTGGATCTCCAAGAAAGCCGCTCTCGGGTTCACTCCACAAGTCACAATTGTGCGTCCGTCCAGCAAAGAGCTTCCTGAGGAGAGCAGGCTCTTCATAGAGAGGGACGACAAGGAGCCGCAGGTGGAGCCCGACTCAGAGGAGCAGTTTCATCATGAGTGGACAGAGCAGGAAGACAAATACT aCTTGTGTGATCACCTGTGCAGTGAAAAACTGAAGCTGGTTCTGGCGACAATGACCGCAGGGATCCTTTTCCCTCTCCTGGTGTGGGGAGGTTACGCCCTCCTGCCCTTTGACCCGCCACTAGTGGAGGGCACCCCCCTCAGGGTGGTATACACTCTACGCTGTGCCTTCTTCGCCAGCATCCCCATCCTGCTCG GTGTGGTGGTGCAGGGCGTCGCCAGGCTGCGTTACAGCACCTTGAAGCCGCTCTATCAGAGTGAGCTGGTGAGCAGAGAGGTGGCAGTGCACTGGCACTACGTCAACGAGTCGCTggccctcttcctcttcttcttcatgcaGCTCACTGTCATGGCAACCTACATCAGCCAGGACCTGGTCAAGCTGGTGCCGCTGCTCACCATCATATTTGCTTTCGGCAG GCTGATCTActggctctgcctctctctgggCAGCAGCGTCAGGGGCCTCGGATTCGGCCTCTCCTTCTTCCCCATCCTGGTCATGCTGGGCGTCAACCTGTACTACGCCTGCTCATCAGTCGGACAAGGGGCGATTTTCGACGTAGCACCGCCCACGACGGCTCCGCCTCCCGCCCGGCAGCGCTGGTGGGGTTAA